The genomic window tataatacttgcaacatacgtcagaaacagatgaaatactttgaacaaactcttgcaacatatgtgtatagctatTGCAATAAGTGCAACATCAGGATCTACCTTTGCAACATCCTATACGacacacttaaaacatacatttaaaacatctgaaacatatgtttgcaacacgTGTTTTCAGCGCAACATGACGCAGGCGGCACGGTGAACTGACGCGGTGGAGGCCATCCTACGAGACGGCCGCAAGAGTCGGGGCGTGTGACGGCCAGGGCGAATCCACGCGGGCTGGAGCGAGCAACGGCGTGGGGCACGCGGAGCAAGCGGCGCGAGAGCTAGCAACGGCGCAGGCGGGCAGGGCGCTAGGGGCGCGGGACGTGCGGAGCGAGCGGCACGGCACGGGCGGGCGGGTGCAGGGCGCGCAAAACGAGTACGGAACGATCCGTCCGGACAGACTGGACGCGGACAAGCATTATCGTTTTGCAAAGGGAAGGGCATATATACATGCCTTGTTTCCACCACTGCGCATGTGTGTCTCCAGCATGCTGGGAATGGGATGCTTTGCTGTTTGGGCCGGGAATGGAATTCGGAATCTCTTGTTGCTTCCCTGCTCAGTCGCATGCAAATGCAATGGATAGTACTGCTTTATTACTAATTAATTAAGTTGGGACACTACAACCGAATCAGTCACGCATGCTCAAAATCATAAATATACATTATATATATTCACATCGGCGTTCGGTTGTTGTGGCTACAGAGAGAGCCACTGCGATGAGGCGTGGTTGAATAAAATTAGCAATCGCAATTCGCAAGACGTACACATATCAGATTCCTCCAATTGTTGGCACAACAAGAGGCGTCATTCAACAACGTGCATAGTATACACGGAATGGAATCTATAGATGGGACCGATATACGCGAGTATTCGACAACGAAGCGTAGGACATACGATGTATGTTGGAAGCAATACAACATgacatttagggcctgtttggttgggtgTCGGTCTCCCAATCAGACTCCAAAAAAGCTATCTGTTTGGTTTCCTATATTGGCCTGTTAGTCGGCCCCCGCCGGGCCACCGACCACTCCCTAGCCTGGTTTGCTGGGAACGCGGTGGGTCCCAAATAGCTCCTCAGAATCTTTACTACTTACTGGCCATGGACAGTTGTAGCTGTATCTGTAATTGTCCTTGTATTTCTTTTACTTGGCTTTTTTATTCCTCCTTTCTaatctgattttttttctttgatgTAAAGTTTTTTCAATTGCTGTGTAGCAACTGAAGCCATTAATTATGCTCTGTGGCATTATAAGTGTCAACACATTTTGATCTCATATAGAGTCATCCCCTCCATCTATTGTGAGGGGATATTATCCTTGGCTACGTAGATCAACAAAACGCAGGCGCCTGTATTTTTGCACAATATAGATAGATCATTATTCTCTTATAATGGATTTTATGTCCTTTGATTTGTTTActatgtttttattttttaattgtcATTTTGAAATATATTTGTATTTTATCATATATTATATGAACTTCAACCTTAAATATAAATGCATTAAATACGACATGTATAGGGCTTCATGTTTTTCTTAATAATGACATAAGTGGGTAATAGTGGAATATGTAATTATGTATAGTGATTTTTAATGTTTTTTTGCATAATAGTAGTGATAGATAATTTATATTTATCAATGGGCCCTTTAATTGTATTTTCTTCAtgtagtaatttctaagacttttaGCCTTCTATTGGCCAAAtattaataataatataatatatagAGTTGCGTCGATCTCAAAGAAAATAAAATTTTAATTAATAATGATTTTGTTAATAGCTTTTGCCTTCGGGTTCCCCTATCCGCTTTGGTATGAGATCCGAGGGGGGAAAAGGAATGATTAATAGAACAGTTCATTAGCAAATTTTGTATCGAGATCTGTGTAAAATTTTATAAAAGAGACACAGGGGCAGTTCTCAATATATTATATATACAGTACAATTCACAACGGCGTGGCCCGCGTGGGTTGGGGTACAATTTGCTGCACATGTGAACTACGCACGCCTCGCTGTCAGCAAAACTTTTTTTATTGAATAAAGTAACAAAAGCTGAGAGCAAAATATGCATATTTATCTCTAGCCTAGCTACATATGTGCATTATCATATTGCTTCAATTGGTGCAAACCCTAGCCACGACAGTCACACGTGAAGTATATATACTTATTTTCGTACATAAAAGGCATCGTGGACAGGAGGAATCAAAACGCGGCTGGCATGGATTAGCCTGTGTATAAAGGCACTGGCATGGGCTACAGCTTACAACACTGAAGAGAAGAGAGTGACAGAGAGGTTCTGTAGCTGCTAAGCCAATAAGCTACGAAAAtgcggctgctgctcctccttcAAGTCCTCCTCTTCACCGTGGTGGCGAGAGCTCCTACCGCCGCCCACGCATGGCGCAAGGAGGGCCACTACATGGTGTGCAAGATCGCCGAGGTAACACTGTAACAGAACAAGAGCTCTGTTGAGTGATTTTTTTATTACAGTATTTGTTTGCCGTTGACCGGATTTCATTTCTCTGATGATGAGCTGAAAACTGCATGCAGAACTTTCTGACGAGCGAGGcctcggcggcggtggcgaaGCTCCTGCCGGAGTGGGCCGGCGGCGAGCTCGCGGCGACGTGCTCGTGGGCCGACGATGAGCGGCGCAGGTACCCGTGGTCCGGTGAGCTGCACTTCGCCGACACGCAGGGAGACTGCCAGTTCATCTACGACAGTAAGCTCTATAGCCTCTCAGCGGCATCCATCCAAGACTACCTGTACATGTTGTGGTGTAATGGACAATGTTTGTGAGCAGGGGACTGTCGCAACAtgaaaggagagaaggacatgtgtGTGGTCGGAGGAATCAACAACTACACTGCAGCGCTAATGAACTCATCAGCTCCAAGTAAGCATGCCTCAGACCATCCCTCATTGTACTATGTCTTTTTATCACTCTGTAATACTAATATATAATCCTTGTTACACGCACTGTCACTGCCACCAGGCGTTGATCCGACGGGCGACGGTAAGCCTGATGTTCCTGGCGCACTTCCTGGGCGACATCCACCAGCCCCTCCACTGCGGCAGCGTCCAGGACTACGGCGGCAACACCATCGCCGTCAACTGGTACAACAGAACCATGACCAACCTCCACCGTGTGTGGGATCAGGACATCATCGAGAAAGCCATGAAGGACTACTACGGCAACGACCTGAGCATCATGACCAATGTCATCATGCTCAACATCACTGTGAGTACAAGTGCTCTACTGcattgatcatgcatagcgtgcggtgcTTCGATTCACTTCAGTTTTCGCCATGATGTTAGTTCTGGGGACTAGCTAGCTAGAGATTGAGCTGCTGTTATTATATGTCTGTGCATCCTGAAGGAGAATTGGTCCGACGAAGAGGAGCAGTGGGAGGCGTGCCCTAGCAAAACGAAGACTTGTGCTGACAAGTGAGCTCGAGATCTGCAACAAGTCGCTCAAGCTCTCTGTTTGGAAGTAATGAACCTACTGATCTTCAGATGAGGCTAACGACCGCTCTGAATCTGAATGCAGGTACGCTATGGAGAGTGCACAGCTGGCGTGTGACGTGGCGTATGCGGGTGTCAAGCAAGGCTCCGTCTTGGGAGGTAGGCTCTGAACTGAACACAAGATCAAATGATTTTGTAAAAACGTGATGTGAATATATGTGATCCGGTTGAAACTACTGCAAATAAATGCAGACGATTACTTCTCTGCGCTGCCGGTTGTTCGCAAGAGAATAGCGCAAGGAGGTATCAGGCTCGCTGCAATCCTCAACAGGATCTTTGGTGACAACAACAGCAGGCTGCAGAGCATTTGATCCACTAGGACGGGAACGGATTAGTTAATAATAAACAATAAAAAGTGGAATGATTCTCTTGTCTGAAAGTGTGACTTCAGCGATCAGGATATATGACTGCTGGATTGGATTTATCTTCTTCATCCAGACAGAATTGCTCAGGATGAATCGCTTGTTTGCTGACTTTATTTATGACTGCCTGATCGGATTTATCTCACTACATTTGTCTTGGCACGTTTTCTTTTGAGCATTCCTCCCAACCTCCAAACCTCGTGCGGTATATAGCAGAATAGACGAGAGAAGATAGAGAAAGGAAGAAGCAATGCCAAGCTTCGGCATCTCGTTTGCACAAATTTGGTTTACACGACCAGTAGCTCCTTCGAATTTGCGTATTTATCCTGCTGATCCATCCGAACAAACCCCAATCCCAAATAAGGGTTTGAAGCAAACACGCCCTAAACCTTGGCTGAACTCAAGATCCAAAATCCCCCCTCCTCAGCTTATATATATTAAATTATATATGTATAGGATCATGGCACAGTAATCCGTTTCCTGAACAGGAACACTGACACTGTTCCTGAATCCTGAGTTCCTTCCATTGGTTGATTCAGCATGAGTGCTGTAGAGTGCAACAGATTGAGTAAGCTGACAATTCTAGCAATAAGCCATCAGGGGTGCGTAATACACTCTCTGGTCAGAAATCTTAGTAACTCTGATTTCCGATGCACATCCACAACCAAGATGACTTCTGCAAAGCAACTCAGTATTGGGTCCATGACAGCGAGTTAAAAAGAAAATCAAAAAGGAAAGGGACAACAGTGAAATCTTTTCTTATCTATGTTACAGAAGAAATGATGGTCTATAAATTCTCAACATTTAAGTTCTCTAAAACCCAAACTGGGGCTGCCAAAATCACAACTCCAAAGATAACAGTCGATACAAGTGAAAAAGAATGCAACCTCCTTTCAAATAAATTCATGGACATCGGGTCAACCAAGGCCAAGGTTCATTCTTCTTCTGCACATCACTACATCAGTGCAAGTGCGGAGACCACTGTGGGCTGTAAAGTTCCAGCACAGCTCTATAAAGGCCCAAGTTGAGAATGCAAACAAGGTGATTTTTTACAAAAGCTTCAGACCGCCAGTAACATCATCAACCATATCAGCTGGCCCTGCCCGATTGGAACGGTAGGATCAGTTACAGAACAAGCAATAATACACTGAATATATCATGGGAATGTGAGTTGAATGCAGATTACCAAGAATAGCCATGACTGTCCTTGAATCTACATAAAGTTTAGAGGCAAGGCAAAATTCAAATCAACAGAAAACCATAATAAGAAAGAGAATGTTACAATCCAAAACTTGAAAAACTCACTTGGAGCAATTTGTGTTCTTCCAGCGTCTATGGTTATGTGAGTTGGCAGATTCAAAGACTTTGCTCTCCCCTGCATAAAAAAGGTAAATTTAGACACACTGAGCAAGAAACAGAAGTATTGTTTTTTTTAAAGGGCAAGTTCTACATTTGTTACAAAAAAACGCAGGGGAGTTCCCCACAAAAAGAAATAGGTCAAACCCTTGCCATGTTTCAGGAATTTACAGCAggcttttatttttctcttcagTAAAAAATTGGAGCAAAAAGATttctctaaaaaataaaaaacggtCGCATCATGCAACACGTTATGGAACTATTCCAGAATGAAGTGTTATTTTCTCTTCAAGGTCATTTCATCATGTTTGGATCTCAGAAAAGGAGATTCAAAATAGTCAACATGTAAGAATGAAGAATATTTACTTGTAAAACAAGCATATCTTCCTCGCTTTCTATTTTCACAACCACTTTAACTTGCCCACACCGCTCCCACCTGCAAAACATGGAAAACAGAGAGCCAAGGAAATTTGGCAAATGTTTTCTTATCTCAGTGGAATATGAAGTCAAACATTTGGAAGAACCTTCAAAGTTCAAACAACACAAGGAATTGTTTTGGAACAATACCTTCTTAGTGATTTCGGAGCTCTCTGTTGGAGTTTTTTGAATAGCCCAAGAGTTGCATGactaaaaaaacagaaaaaaaaaggaaaccgaCATTTTAATCAATGCTGATATTTAAAAAACAGAAAAGTATATTAAGTATGATAACTCTTTCACTGCTTAAGGTAACAACTGAAGTGCTGGAGGCAAAGATCAGCATCAATTTCTTAGCCTGGTAATTCAATTCATTAAAGCTAAAATGTACATATGTTTCATGGCCCAAGTAAATGCAACATCATATGTGCCCTAAGACTTAGTTAAAGCCAGACAGTATTTGCGAGGATAATGTGGCTGATAACACTGATAAATACATCACAGATATTAGCAGTACATTTACTATGGCAACAGATGTTGCATGGCTGTCTGGCCAAAGATTGCTGACTAAAAAATTATATTGGTTCATTTCTGCTTTGTCGAAGCTATCAAAACTTTGGACGCACCGTAAGTCATACTATGTGAAGCAACCAAGATTGGTAGCACTGATTTTGCCATCCAAACACAGTTGATAAATTTGTATTGGATAGGAGAGGCAGCTGGTATGGCTATTATATCAAAAACTGTGATGTTTGAGCCAAACAAACTACAGAATCAGATATAACCTATATGAGTCAGCCAACCTATCTAAATATAACTACATAGTCCCGTATCTTCATCTATCTGCTGATTTGTAGAGTGAATAAATCCACACAATATTATGCACTTCTATGGATTACTTTACTACACCCTAAATACACCAAATACACCAAACAGCAGGAACACTACTATTTAATTCAAAACAAGTAACTGCCAGCATAGAAAGAACAAAGACACTGGCACCACATATCAAACAAACATGATCAATTTTTTGTTCTACTAATTTTCACTTCTGCACTGAAGACGACAATATTTGTACAGGTTCTAAAGTTTGGTCATTACTAATCCAGTGTCTATTCATTTGAagtccatcaaagtacatcataaTTCATAAGGCTACAGCACTATCAGACAGACATGGATCCTAAAATCTCCTGTGCTAAAGACGAGACAGGCATTCTTTGGTTCAAAGGCATAGCCATCAATTTAATTTTTCTGAAAACCACATGGTATACATTATACAAACTAGCCAAACATTCAGGGTAACTAGTGAGGTATGTTATGTTCATTTCTCCCAGTATACACTCATCTTCAATCATGGTTTAAGTGAAGCGAACAAGGTCTCACCTGCATTGTGCTGCAATCTTCCCCTTCCCCATCTTCAGATCATTCCTCACGACCAGCACCTACAACCAAAGAAACAACCAACATAACTGAGCATCCCTTAGTTCTATCCCCGCCCCAAAACACCACCCAACACACCAAACTGGTAGATGTCTGAGCTAAATCTGCAGTACCATTTTGAAATCTTCTATTATCTCAGCAAGGTTCTCGATCTCCAGGGGGCTGGCGGCGGCCTGAGACTGGGACCTCTCCGCCTCCCTGGCGGAGTCGGACTTGGTCACCACGTTCCGTGCCCAGTAGAGCAGCCGGAGCCCGGTCCTCTTCTGCCCGCCCGCCCGCTTGGCGGCGCGGCTGCGGCCGGAGTTTTCGCCATCATCTTCTTCCGAGTCATCCTCGGAATCGTCATCGGAGGGCCCCCCGGAACCTGGGGCGGCGGCGTGGAGCGGATGGCGGGCGAGGGCGAGGAGGTAGCCGAGCGCGAAGCAGCCGGCGGCCCCGGCGACGGCGGTAGCGGCTGCGGGGAGCGCGGCGGCCGTGGGGAGCGAGAACACGGAGGCCGACGCGCCCATGGGGATCGCCGTCGCCGGGCAccgacggcggcggcagcagtAGCTAGGGTCTCACGATACCGTGGGGTTTTGGGACTGGTGTGTCAGGGGCCCAAGACTCTGACATGCGGGTCCGCTTAATCAGCCAGCTATGGGCGGCTATTGCTCAAAAGAGTCAAAACCGACAGCGACAGGTCAGGCTCAGTACAGCCCCACTCAAAAAACGCCTTTCTTCTCCCGTTCCGCTCgtgcgctctctttctctctctcggcGACGATTggacgaccgccgccgccgcccccaggtCTTCGCTGGGCccgtcgccggcgacgagcacccaccaggtactcCCGCCCCTTCTCATCCCTAgctgctgtgcgaaaccgagcacccagaCCCTAACTTCAGCTATTTGGCTATTTGTATTCGAATTCGGATCTGATTCTAATCATTGACTCACGAGTGTACATGTTGCCTCGTTATTCAGCAAGCTACACCTTGATCGATCGTTGGAGCAATTAAATTGCAAAAAGGTGA from Miscanthus floridulus cultivar M001 chromosome 11, ASM1932011v1, whole genome shotgun sequence includes these protein-coding regions:
- the LOC136492616 gene encoding uncharacterized protein encodes the protein MGASASVFSLPTAAALPAAATAVAGAAGCFALGYLLALARHPLHAAAPGSGGPSDDDSEDDSEEDDGENSGRSRAAKRAGGQKRTGLRLLYWARNVVTKSDSAREAERSQSQAAASPLEIENLAEIIEDFKMVLVVRNDLKMGKGKIAAQCSHATLGLFKKLQQRAPKSLRRWERCGQVKVVVKIESEEDMLVLQGRAKSLNLPTHITIDAGRTQIAPNSRTVMAILGPADMVDDVTGGLKLL
- the LOC136492615 gene encoding endonuclease 2-like translates to MRLLLLLQVLLFTVVARAPTAAHAWRKEGHYMVCKIAENFLTSEASAAVAKLLPEWAGGELAATCSWADDERRRYPWSGELHFADTQGDCQFIYDRDCRNMKGEKDMCVVGGINNYTAALMNSSAPSKRATVSLMFLAHFLGDIHQPLHCGSVQDYGGNTIAVNWYNRTMTNLHRVWDQDIIEKAMKDYYGNDLSIMTNVIMLNITENWSDEEEQWEACPSKTKTCADKYAMESAQLACDVAYAGVKQGSVLGDDYFSALPVVRKRIAQGGIRLAAILNRIFGDNNSRLQSI